CCTTCAACGAGCCCAACGATCTCGACGAGCCCGACGAGCCTCCCATCAGGACGTTCGCCCCCATCGACCCGGAACCCGACCCCTTCGACTCACCGCAGGTGAGGTACCGGCCCTCCGGCGGCTCCTTCGGCGTGAAGGAGAGGCCCTTCGGTGAGACCGACCCGGCCCTGACCCAGTCGATGGCCAACCCTCTCAGCCGGGCCGAGCTGGTTAGGGACTACCTCGCCGAGTCCCCGGAAGAGATGTTTCTGCAGAACCCGCCGGCTCGTCCGGCACCGAAGACCCGCCGCAAGCCCCCGAAAAGCGATGTGCCCCCTGAGCCCCGAAACGTCAGCCCGTCGGGACGCGCCCCGAAGCCCCCAGCGAACCCACGTAACCGCCGCAAGCCCTAAAGCCCGGCCGGCGCCTAAATCGGCCGGTCTCGCCTCAGGCTTATAATGCCCGTCGGGCCTCAAGGAGGCTCTCCCTTTTGCACTTGACCAGGTCGCCGCAATGAACAAGACGATGTTTGAGGCAGACCCGCGCGTCCTGGTCGTGATGGTCACCTTCAACGGCGGCGCGTGGCTGGCGAACAGCCTCGACTCCCTGAGGTACCAGATCTACCCGTCGATGGACGTGGTCGTCGTCGACAACGGGTCCGAGACCGAGGCCGCTCCAACCGTCTCCCGGCACGCCCGCAACGCCGAGGTCGTATGGTCCGACCGCAACCTGGGATTCGGCGCCGCCGCGAACGCCGGCCTGGAGTCGTCCAGCCGGACCTCCGCCGCCGACTACTTCCTTTTCATGCACGACGACGTCGTCCTGGATCCGGACGCGGTCAACATGCTGGTAGAGGCCGCTATCAGCACCGGCGCCGGGGTGGTCGGCGCCAAAGGGCTCGACTGGGACCGCCCGGAGGTGCTGGTGGAGGTCGGCATGTCCGCCGACCAGTTCTGCATCCCCTACTCCGGCCTGGAGGAAGGGGAGATCGACCAGGGCCAGCACGAAAACCTGACCGAGACCCTGTTCGTCACCAACGCCTGCATGCTCGTCTCCCGCCAGCTGGCCGAGCGGTGCGGTCTCTGGGACGGCGCCTACTTCGCATTCGGCGAGGACCTGGACCTGTGCCTTCGGGCCCGGCTTGCCGGTTTCAAGGTCATGGTCGAGCCGGGCGCCCGGTACCGCCACGCAAGCGCCTTATCCAACGGCCAGCGCCGGGTGGGACGCGGGGTCCCCACCAAGGGCCACCTGGCGAAGCGCAACCAGCTGAGGACGATAGCGAAGAACGCCAGCGGTCCCCGAATGGCCTTCGCCCTCGTCGCCTCGCTGATGCTGGGGCTGTTCAGGATGATCGCCCTTCTGGTGCTGCGAAGGGTGGAAGAGTCCTCGGACTACCCCAGGGCATTCATCGACTTCGCCCGATCCCTGCCCAACGTCCTCATGCGGCGGCGGGCGGTCCAGAAACGCAGGACCGTACCCGACAAGCAGATCCGCGCCCTCATGATCCGGGACTCGCAGCGGTTCCGCCTGCAGGTAGAACGCAGGCTGCGCCACCTGGAGTTCGGGTCTCTCGTCTCGGGCGCCCGGAGCAGGAACAGCCTGTCCTTCTCCGGCCTTAAACGCGCCTTCGTCGAGTGGGCGCGCCAGCCGCTGACGATAGCCACCGGCGTCGTGGTGCTGCTGGGGATCATCGCGATGCGCGGAGTGCTGTTCGGCGGCCCCGTCGCCTCCGGAACCCTCTGGCCCTTTCCCGAGTCCACCGGCCGGTTGATCGGGGACTACCTCTCCGGCTGGCGGGACACCTCGCTCGGGACCGAGTCGGCCACTCCCACGGCCTACCCGATCCTCTGGGTGTTCAGCCTGCTGGGCCTCGGCCGGCCCGGGCTGGCACAAAAGCTGCTGATCCTCGGTCTTCTGGCCACCGGCCTGATCGGGGTCAACCGGTTGGTCCGGTCATCGTCCAGGCGGAGGCCCGCCCGCGTGGCGGCCCTGGCGGTCTACGCGCTGAACCCGGTGACTCACCTGATCGTCTCCACCGGGGACCTGGGAGCGCTGGCCCTTTACGCCGGGCTTCCGTTTGTGATGCTGATCGCCTTGAGAACCCTGGCGTCGGGGGCCGAGGAGATCGACGAGGAGGATATCCGGACTCCGGTCGAGGGAACCGGCAACACCCTGCTGACCGCCACCGGCCGGATCGCACTCATTCTGGTCCCTGTGATCGCTCTGGCCCCCTCGGCCGTCCTGGCGATCCTCGTGCTGTTCGGTAGCCTGGGCCTGGGCCGTGCAATGGGCGCCGGGTTCTCGGGACCGGTGCTCAAGCGTCTCCGCTTCCTCCTGCTGGCAGTACCGGTTGCGCTTGCGGTCCTCATCCCGTGGTCCTTCGAGGGACTGCGGCCGAGCGGCCCCATCCTAAGCCCGCTGTTCTCCGGGCTCGGCGGCTGGCTGTACCCGCTGTGGCGTGGGTTCTCGTTTCGAGAGGTCTTCTTTCTCGATCTCGAAGGCGCCATCGGCCTGCTGGTCGTGCCGGCGGTGGTTCTCGCCGCCCTGTCGCTGGTGGGGCCCGCCCGCCGGAGCGAGGCCCGGACCCTGTCGGTCGCACTTCTTGCATTCGGGATTTTCGGGGGACTGATGGGCAAGGGCCTGCTGCCTCCCTTCGTCGCCTCCCCGGCCATGTGGCTGACGGTTCCGCTGGTGATCCTGGCGGTCATGAGCGGGCACCTCGCCGAAGGGGTCTCCGAGGAGCTTCCGAAACACGCCTTCGGGTGGCGTCACAAGATCGCGATCCCGCTGCTTTGCGTGACGCTGGGCATCGGGGTCCTGCTGGGCTGGGCGCCCGGGCTGACCGGCTGGGACCGCCCGCCCGCCACCTTCGCCGGGGGGACCGGGGAGGAGGCCACCTCGATCGCCTCGTTCATGAAGACGACCGCCCAGGAGGTGGGCGACTTTCGCGTCCTGTGGCTCGGCAGGCGCTGGGCCGACCCGATCAGGGGAGGCCTCAGGCCGACGAGCGGCGCCGAGTACTTCTTGACCACCTCGCAGGGCCTGACCATGCTCGACGCCATCCAGCCTCCGCCGGCCGAAGGCGAGGCCCGGATGGATACCGTGATCGACGCCCTGCTGGGCCGCCGCCTCCACCTCGCCGGCCACCTCCTCGCTCCGGCGAACGTCCAGTTCATCGTCGCCGACCCCGGGGACCTGCCGACCATCGAAGCCCTCGGCCGGCAGCGTGACATCGCGCTGGAGCAGCAGCAGGGGGGAGTGGCGATATTCCGCAACCTCCAGTGGCTGCCCCGTGCCTCGCTGGCCCCGGCGACCCTCACCGAGGAGGTGGTCACCGACGGCAACCTGAGCTCGCTGATGGTCGTCGACTGGACCGGCGGACGGTCGATCCCGGCCCGCTCGCCGAGCAAGTTCACCGGAGAGCTGCCCCGGACGAGCCACACGCAGATCCTGTTGGGCGACAACTACAACAAGGGCTGGAAGGCGTCGGTGGGGGACACCCAGCTAGAGCAGACCGAGGCCTTCGGCTGGGCCAACCGGTTTGAGCTGAAGCCCAACGCCTCCGGCGAGGTCAGCGTCTACTTCGGCCAGCACTGGATCCGGTTCTTGTGGCTGCTCCTCCAGGTGATCATCCTGCTTGCGGTAATGGGAATGGCGGGCTCCTCCCAAAACGGCAGGAAGGAACGGTCGTGAGGCGCGCCGAGGTAACCTTCCTGGCCGTCGTCCTGGCCGTCCTGGCGGTGGGCCTGGTTATGGACTTCACGCTGCCCACGCGCTCGGCCGACGACCCCGAGCTCAACGCCGGGCAGTTCGTGTCGACCGGCTGGTACTGCCCCGTGCCGCCGGGTGAGGGGATCGAGGCGGTCATGACCACCGCCAACCTGGGCACCTCAGCCCTCGGCCTCCGGCGGTCCGCAATCGGCGGAACGACACAGTCGGGGGTGGACCAGGTGCCGCTTGCCGGCAGGAGCACCAGCAACAAGGCAGTCTCCGACTTCGGACTCAGTGACTCCACCGGCCTGGTCGAGGCGTTCGGGGGCAGCAACGCCACCGGGATGATGGTGGCCTCCAAGGGCAAGGGCGCAGCATCGTCGAGGTGCTCCGCCCAACCCTCCTCCCGGTGGCTGTTTGCGAGCGGCAGCACCTCCCGAGGCGAGAACCACTACCTGCTGATCTCCAACCCGTTCCGGGAGGAGGCTGTCGTGCGGATCAGGCTGATGTCCGGGGACAAGGAGGTGGTCCCCGCCCGCCTCAAGGACCTAGTGATCCGGTCGTTCTCCCAGACCTCGGTATACCTCTCGGACTACCTGCAGGAGGAGCCCAGCTTCGGGATAGAGGTAACCGCCTCCCGCGGCCGGGTGGTGGTCGCCCGGTACTCGAACGTAACCAGCGGCGGCGGCAGAGGCATCTCGCTGGACGTCGGCTCGCAGAACGTGTCGAGCGAGTGGATATTTGCCGAAGGCAAGGTGCCCACCGACGGCGAGGAGTCGATCGTCGTGGTCAACCCGGGGACCCGTGAGGCTCTGATCGGGGTGGTGTTCATGACCGCCGACGAGCGAACCGCGCCCCCCGAGCTGGCCGAGGTGCCCGTCCCGGCCGGGCGGCAGATGGTGATCAAGGTCTCCGACCACCTGCCTCGCGGAACCAGCTACGGAACCCAGCTCACGTCGGCCAACGACGTGCCGGTGGTCGCAGAGCGAAGGACCGCAGGCGTCCTGGAGAGGAACCGGTCGTACGAAACCGCCCTCGGGGTCCGGGCCCCCGCCGCGCGCTGGACGGTCCCCACCGGGTCGGCCGAGGGCGGAGCGGCATCCCTCAGCATCGTCAACACCGGCCAGACCCGAACCAGGGTCAGTGTCACCCTGCTGACCGAGGCGGGAGAGACCGAGCCGGCTGACCTGGAGTCGCTGACCGTGGACCCGGGCCGCAAGGCAGTCGTAGACATGGAGCCGTACCTGGACGGAAAGCTGGTCACTGCGGTGGTGGAGGCCGACGCGCCGGTGATAGCGGTGGAGAGCCAGTCGATCCTGGGGGGCCAGTACGTGGACTTCTCTACGACTCCGGGACTGCCCGCACCTTAGGCTAAGCCCAGCCGAGCTCGTCCAAGCGGTCGTCGTCGATTCCGAAGTGGTGGGCGATCTCGTGCAGGACGGTGACACGAACGACCTCCTTGACGTCTTCGGCGGTCTCGGCCTCATCCTCGATGTTGGATTTGTACAGGGTGATCAGGTCGGGCATGACGCCGAAGTAGTCGGCGCTCCGCTCGGTCAGAGGCACCCCTTCGTAAAGCCCCAGGATGTCGGCGTCCTCGGCGCTGGCCGGCGGATTTTCGTCGATGGCGATTTGAAGGTTGTTGATCCGGCTCATCAACCCCTCGGGAAGCTCCTGCATCGCCTGGTCCACGAGGTCTTCGAACTGACGGGAACTGAGGCTGGGTTTCATACGTCAATACTGCATCGAAAGTTGTTGAGTGGAGCGGTTTCTCCTAACGACGCCGGGCTGCTCCAAGGGGGGCATTCGTGTCTTTTCGCGAGGATCTGTAACAGAATGGGTCTGTTCGGACATAACATTTGAGACATACAATGGCAAACCAATGAAGACGGGCAAGCGCTCAATCAGACGTTTCCAACTGCTCACCTGGGTGGTTGGGCTGGTTTCGTTCGTCCTCGTGATAGGCGTCGGCGGTGCGGCAGCAGCGGTCAGGATGGAGTCGTCGAACACCAAGGTAAGCCTCAACGGCTTCCAGATCGGCGGCATCGAGCTGTCGGGTTTGGACAAGGCGGCCGCCACCCAGAAGCTTCACCAGCGCTACGAGGCGCCCCTCGACACCCCCGTCAGAATCAGCCTCGACGGCCAGACACTCCAGACCACCACCCGCCGCGAGCTCGGCGCATCGACAAACGTCGACGAGGTCTACGGCCGCCTGGTCAAGCTGCACCAGGACATCCCCTCGTACAAGCGGCTCTGGTACCGCATCACAGGCATGTCCATGGGCCACAACCTGCAGGTCGAGACCAAGGTGGAGGGCGACAAAGCGGCCGAGATGGTCAAAAAGCTTGCCGAGGCGGTCAACAAGGCCCCGGTTAACGCAAGCGTTTCGGTAACCGGCGGGGCTCCGAAGATCGTCGACGGCGCCCCCGGCTTCGCGCTGGACGAGAAGCAGGCCGTCGAGCTGCTGGAAAACGCCTCCCGGAAAGCGGTTCCCGCCGTCGACCTGACCGGCAAGCCGGTCGCCCCGAGCGTCACCAAGGAGAACTTCAAGGACATCCTCATCGTGAAGGTGGGGGAGAACAAGCTGTACCACTACGACGGCGAGCAGCTCGTGAAGACCTACGACGTCGCCACCGGCCTTCCCAAGTTCCCCACCCCAATCGGCCAGTTCAAGATCACGCAGAAGCGGTTCCGTCCCACCTGGGTGAACCCGGCCAAGAAACCCGGCGAGTGGGGCGCAAAGCTGCCGGCCCA
The Actinomycetota bacterium genome window above contains:
- a CDS encoding glycosyltransferase family 2 protein, which produces MNKTMFEADPRVLVVMVTFNGGAWLANSLDSLRYQIYPSMDVVVVDNGSETEAAPTVSRHARNAEVVWSDRNLGFGAAANAGLESSSRTSAADYFLFMHDDVVLDPDAVNMLVEAAISTGAGVVGAKGLDWDRPEVLVEVGMSADQFCIPYSGLEEGEIDQGQHENLTETLFVTNACMLVSRQLAERCGLWDGAYFAFGEDLDLCLRARLAGFKVMVEPGARYRHASALSNGQRRVGRGVPTKGHLAKRNQLRTIAKNASGPRMAFALVASLMLGLFRMIALLVLRRVEESSDYPRAFIDFARSLPNVLMRRRAVQKRRTVPDKQIRALMIRDSQRFRLQVERRLRHLEFGSLVSGARSRNSLSFSGLKRAFVEWARQPLTIATGVVVLLGIIAMRGVLFGGPVASGTLWPFPESTGRLIGDYLSGWRDTSLGTESATPTAYPILWVFSLLGLGRPGLAQKLLILGLLATGLIGVNRLVRSSSRRRPARVAALAVYALNPVTHLIVSTGDLGALALYAGLPFVMLIALRTLASGAEEIDEEDIRTPVEGTGNTLLTATGRIALILVPVIALAPSAVLAILVLFGSLGLGRAMGAGFSGPVLKRLRFLLLAVPVALAVLIPWSFEGLRPSGPILSPLFSGLGGWLYPLWRGFSFREVFFLDLEGAIGLLVVPAVVLAALSLVGPARRSEARTLSVALLAFGIFGGLMGKGLLPPFVASPAMWLTVPLVILAVMSGHLAEGVSEELPKHAFGWRHKIAIPLLCVTLGIGVLLGWAPGLTGWDRPPATFAGGTGEEATSIASFMKTTAQEVGDFRVLWLGRRWADPIRGGLRPTSGAEYFLTTSQGLTMLDAIQPPPAEGEARMDTVIDALLGRRLHLAGHLLAPANVQFIVADPGDLPTIEALGRQRDIALEQQQGGVAIFRNLQWLPRASLAPATLTEEVVTDGNLSSLMVVDWTGGRSIPARSPSKFTGELPRTSHTQILLGDNYNKGWKASVGDTQLEQTEAFGWANRFELKPNASGEVSVYFGQHWIRFLWLLLQVIILLAVMGMAGSSQNGRKERS
- a CDS encoding DUF5719 family protein, coding for MRRAEVTFLAVVLAVLAVGLVMDFTLPTRSADDPELNAGQFVSTGWYCPVPPGEGIEAVMTTANLGTSALGLRRSAIGGTTQSGVDQVPLAGRSTSNKAVSDFGLSDSTGLVEAFGGSNATGMMVASKGKGAASSRCSAQPSSRWLFASGSTSRGENHYLLISNPFREEAVVRIRLMSGDKEVVPARLKDLVIRSFSQTSVYLSDYLQEEPSFGIEVTASRGRVVVARYSNVTSGGGRGISLDVGSQNVSSEWIFAEGKVPTDGEESIVVVNPGTREALIGVVFMTADERTAPPELAEVPVPAGRQMVIKVSDHLPRGTSYGTQLTSANDVPVVAERRTAGVLERNRSYETALGVRAPAARWTVPTGSAEGGAASLSIVNTGQTRTRVSVTLLTEAGETEPADLESLTVDPGRKAVVDMEPYLDGKLVTAVVEADAPVIAVESQSILGGQYVDFSTTPGLPAP
- a CDS encoding metallopeptidase family protein produces the protein MKPSLSSRQFEDLVDQAMQELPEGLMSRINNLQIAIDENPPASAEDADILGLYEGVPLTERSADYFGVMPDLITLYKSNIEDEAETAEDVKEVVRVTVLHEIAHHFGIDDDRLDELGWA
- a CDS encoding L,D-transpeptidase/peptidoglycan binding protein, with product MKTGKRSIRRFQLLTWVVGLVSFVLVIGVGGAAAAVRMESSNTKVSLNGFQIGGIELSGLDKAAATQKLHQRYEAPLDTPVRISLDGQTLQTTTRRELGASTNVDEVYGRLVKLHQDIPSYKRLWYRITGMSMGHNLQVETKVEGDKAAEMVKKLAEAVNKAPVNASVSVTGGAPKIVDGAPGFALDEKQAVELLENASRKAVPAVDLTGKPVAPSVTKENFKDILIVKVGENKLYHYDGEQLVKTYDVATGLPKFPTPIGQFKITQKRFRPTWVNPAKKPGEWGAKLPAQIGPGPNNPLGTRAMNLNSPGIRIHGTTADNSMGYNASHGCVRMRMSDVEELFERVDVGTPVIIQSAGPARLMPSPPKAPTIQDLVESNGTAAQVAPVAPAPAPAPAPAPVTPAPAPAAPPPPAAVNPPPAPVVPPLNMNLND